The Acetivibrio cellulolyticus CD2 genome segment GAATAAAGAGGAAATAATTGTTTTTCCTTCTGTTTTGGTAAAGAGGGAATCTTGTGGCTGTAACTATAAGAATACGGAGAAGGCAGCAGCTGACAATTCTGTAAGGTTGGTGTCGAATTTCAGAATACATGAAAATATACAAACTTACATGATGGGCGAACTTTTTGATAAACTTACTTCTACCTTAAAATATTGTTATGTTGAAAGCTGTTTTGTTTTCAAATACGTTGAAGGCCCAATTTTTTATGATGGGGAAATGGTTTTTGATGAATCTTTTACTGTGCCATTGAATTCGGAAATGCTTTATGCATATTACAAGGGTGAGCGCAAGCCCGTCGATGAGAGTAATAGGTTTATAAAGACTACCCGAATTCTTTCTGATGACTTAATACCAAATGACAGTAGATTTATATTCTTTGTAGAACCTTTGTTTTTTATAAATGAACATTTCGGCTTCATATGTTTTGAAGTAATTGATAGTGATGTAGTTATGTTTGAAACGATAAGGGGACAGATAAGCAATACACTTAAAGGTGCACTTATGCTGCTGGAAAGGGAAAGAATGGAAGAGAGCTTGAGGGAAAATGAAAGGTTGGCATCATTAGGACAGCTTATAGGCGGCATCTCTCATAACCTTATGACTCCCATTATGTCAATTGCAGGTGTGAGTACTGCGTTGGAAGATTTGATTAATGAATATGGGGATTCTATAGGAGATTCATCAGTAACCATTGAAGATCACTATGAAATTAAGGCTGAAATGGAAGGCTGGGTCAAAAAGTTAAAAGACTACAACGCTTATATGTCCAATGTCATATCAACTGTTAAAGCACAAGCTGTTCAATTGAACTCCCAATCAAATAACGATTTTACAGTAGACGAACTGGGGAACAGGATTAATTTCTTGAAAAATAGCGATATTACAATCAAAAAGGCTGATCTTAAATTGTTTATAGAGGCGGATAAAAGTATAGTAATCAATGGAGATATATCCAACATAGTACAGATAATTGATAACTTAATAAAGAACGCAATCCAAGCATATGAAAATAAAGAACTTCGTGAGTGCAGGGTTGAGTTGTATATTCGGAAAAGTGAAAATATGATAATAATCATGGTAAAGGATTATGGGAAAGGTATACCTGAGGAAATCGGTTTCCGCTTGTTTAAATATATGGTAACCACAAAAGGTAAGAATGGAACAGGTCTGAGCCTCCTGCTATCATATTCAACAATTAAAGGTAAATTTGGAGGCGATATTTGGTTTGAATCTGACGAAAATCAAGGGACAATATTTTATATTGCAATTCCTGTAAGTTAGAACTTTGTTTTGATTTTAGCTATAGAGCCGCCTAAGATAAGGAGTATTTGATGCTTCTAAATTAACTTTAGGGGTGATATAATGAAAAAACGCAAGACACTAGGTCTGCTTATTAATGATTTAGATGGAAGTTATCAAACAATCCTGTGGTTATTGTTAAAGCGTACGGCTGAGGAATTGGACTGTAACTTAATGGTTTTCGAAGGAAGGTCATTGAGGAGAGATATATATGCGGATAAACAGCATCATATAATTTATAACTTTATTGATAAGGAAAGAATAGATGGACTTATTATTATAAGTGGTGCATTAGCTAACTACATAACACAAGATGAGTTCATGAAATTTTGCAAAAAGTATGCTGGTATTCCGATAATATCCATTGGTATCGTAATACCTAATGCAATAAGTCTTATTTTTGATAATAAGGAAGGGATGAAAAGTCTTGTCAGGCATTTGACTGATGACCATGGATATAAAAAGATTATATTTGCGACAGGACCTGATGGCAATATAGATTCAGTTGAACGTTTTGAAGCATATAAGGAGATCCTTGAGGAAAAGAATATAGGATTTGATGAGAAGCTTATATTCCATGGTGATTTTGTAACTAATACGGGTTTTAAGATTATGGAAGAAATTATTCTTTCGAATATGGAGTATGATGCTATTGTATTTGCAAATGATGATATGGCTTTAGGTGCTTTAAAGAGATTGAAAAACATAGAAGGTATGGAAAAATGTGATTTAAATAAGAAGCCGGTTATATGTGGATTTGACGACTCTTTATATGCGGGTAAATCATCCCCGGCTCTCACTACTGTAAGACAGCCACTTAAGGAAATGTGTTATAAAGCTGTTGAGCTATTAATAAACAATACATCCAATGAATGCAAAGAAGAAGTGATTATATTTCCTTCTGTTTTAGTAAAGAGGGAATCTTGCGGTTGTAGTTATAGCAAAGATGGTAACGACTTGAACGCTAACAATTCAATAAAGTATAAACAAAATTTTAGAATACATGAAAATATACAGACTTATTTGATTGATGAACTTTTTAGTAAACTTACACCTGTACTGAAACAATGTTATGTAAAAAGCTGTTTTGTTTTAAAATATGTTGAAGGTCCTATTTTCTATGATGAAGAAATGGCTTTTGATGAATCTTTTAAGGTGCCGCATAGATCAGAGTTGATCTATGCATACTGCAATGGTAAACGCAGTGATATAAATGACAACAATAGGATTATAAAGACTACGGAAATTGTTCCGGATTCTTTTATTCCAAGGGATAGAAGATTTGTTTATCTTGTCAAGCCTTTATTTTTCAGAAATGAACATTTCGGTTTTGTATGTTTTGAAGTGACCGATGATGATGTAATAACTTTTGAATTGTTGCGAGGACAGATAAGCAATGCACTAAAAGGTGCTCTTATGCTTCTTGAAAGAGAGCGAATTGAAGAGAGCTTGAGAGAAACTGAAAGACTGGCATCGCTAGGACAACTTATTGGGGGCATTTCTCATAACCTTATGTCTCCGATTATGTCGATTGCAGGTGTATCTGCTGCTTTGGAAGATTTGATTAATGAATACAGGGGATCGATAGGAGATACATCGGTAACCAATGAGGACCACTATGAAATTTGTGATGATATGACAGAATGGGTTAAGAAGTTAATAGAATACAATGCTTACATGTCTCAAGTTATATCGACTGTTAAAGCTCAGGCAGTTCAGCTAAATGCTCATTCAATTAATGATTTTACAATAGATGAACTGGTAAATAGGATTAAATTCCTGAAAAACAGTGATATTACTATTAAGAAGTCCAATCTTGAGTTGTTTGTAGATGCAGATAAAAGCACTACAATTGCAGGAGATATATCAAATATGATTCAGGTACTGGATAATTTAATAAAAAATGCAATCCAATCATATGAAAGTAAAGAACTTAATGAGTGCAGGGTTGAGTTATATATTAGGAAAAACGAAAATATGATAATTATAATGGTTAAGGATTATGGTGAAGGAATATCAGAGGATATTAAGTCACGCATATTTAAGTTTATGGTGACTACCAAGGGTAAAAATGGAACAGGGTTGAGTCTTTTGTTATCCTACTCAACTATCATAGGGAAATTTGGAGGAGAAATTTGGTTTGAATCTAAAGAAAAGCAGGGGACTGTATTTTGTATAGCGGTGCCTATAAGTTAGAAGATTCGCTAAATATAGTTTATTGACCGGAAATTTATTTGGTGGTACTTTATAACTATACTTATGAAAAAAGAAGAGGACGAAATGAAAGAGAAGAAGAAAGGCACGTTATACGAAGAAGATTTATATGCTCCAATAAGAGATTATCTTACAGGAGAAGGCTATACAGTAAAAGGTGAAGTTAAGCACTGTGATGTTATGGCTGTAAAATATGATGAGATGCTGGTTGTGGAAATGAAGAAAACCCTAAACCTTGATGTCATTCTTCAAGCTGCAATTAGGCAGAGGTTAACAGACAGGGTTTATATAGCTGTTCCCAAAAAAGGCAAATTGATGTTTACTAAGAGGTGGAAGAATATATGTTACCTCTTAAGAAGGCTTGAACTAGGACTGTTTCTGGTATCCTTTAAAGGTGATATAGCCTTTGTTGAAGAGGTTATTACTCCTCAGCCATTTAACCGGAATGTCAGCATAAAAAGGTCAAACAGAAAAAAAAGAGATGTTCTCAATGAATTTTCAAAAAGGCATGGTGATTACAATACTGGGGGGTGCACAGGCAAAAAGCTTGTAACTGCCTACAGAGAGGAGGCAATACACATTGGTGCTCTGATTAGCAAGTATGGAGATTTAAGTCCTAAAAGCCTTAAAAAGCTAGGTGCGGATAAGGATAAAACATCAAAGATATTGCAGGATAATCACTACGGATGGTTTGACAGGGTGGCGAGAGGAGTGTATGCCTTGACGGACAAGGGAAAGGCGGAACTTTATGAATACCATGAACTTGTAGACTTCTATTTGAAAGAGAATTGAACTATATAGAAAATACACTGCTATTAAG includes the following:
- a CDS encoding substrate-binding domain-containing protein — encoded protein: MKKRKTLGLLINEIDASYQMYLWILIKQAAEELDCNLIVLEGRTLRTDNYADRQHHIIYNFVDKERIDGLIIAGGAIANYITDEEFKQFCKKYRNIPIVSLGIVLQNAINLISDNKEGMRSLVRHLVEDHRYKKIIFVTGPDNNLDSIERFEAYKEVLEEKDISFDKTLVYNGDFSPHIGYTLMEEIILSNVEYDAIIFANDDMALGAIKCIKKMEETGRYVLNKKCIICGFDDSLNSSKVDPPLTTVRQPFKEMCYKAVEILVNGTFSENKEEIIVFPSVLVKRESCGCNYKNTEKAAADNSVRLVSNFRIHENIQTYMMGELFDKLTSTLKYCYVESCFVFKYVEGPIFYDGEMVFDESFTVPLNSEMLYAYYKGERKPVDESNRFIKTTRILSDDLIPNDSRFIFFVEPLFFINEHFGFICFEVIDSDVVMFETIRGQISNTLKGALMLLERERMEESLRENERLASLGQLIGGISHNLMTPIMSIAGVSTALEDLINEYGDSIGDSSVTIEDHYEIKAEMEGWVKKLKDYNAYMSNVISTVKAQAVQLNSQSNNDFTVDELGNRINFLKNSDITIKKADLKLFIEADKSIVINGDISNIVQIIDNLIKNAIQAYENKELRECRVELYIRKSENMIIIMVKDYGKGIPEEIGFRLFKYMVTTKGKNGTGLSLLLSYSTIKGKFGGDIWFESDENQGTIFYIAIPVS
- a CDS encoding ATP-binding protein; this translates as MKKRKTLGLLINDLDGSYQTILWLLLKRTAEELDCNLMVFEGRSLRRDIYADKQHHIIYNFIDKERIDGLIIISGALANYITQDEFMKFCKKYAGIPIISIGIVIPNAISLIFDNKEGMKSLVRHLTDDHGYKKIIFATGPDGNIDSVERFEAYKEILEEKNIGFDEKLIFHGDFVTNTGFKIMEEIILSNMEYDAIVFANDDMALGALKRLKNIEGMEKCDLNKKPVICGFDDSLYAGKSSPALTTVRQPLKEMCYKAVELLINNTSNECKEEVIIFPSVLVKRESCGCSYSKDGNDLNANNSIKYKQNFRIHENIQTYLIDELFSKLTPVLKQCYVKSCFVLKYVEGPIFYDEEMAFDESFKVPHRSELIYAYCNGKRSDINDNNRIIKTTEIVPDSFIPRDRRFVYLVKPLFFRNEHFGFVCFEVTDDDVITFELLRGQISNALKGALMLLERERIEESLRETERLASLGQLIGGISHNLMSPIMSIAGVSAALEDLINEYRGSIGDTSVTNEDHYEICDDMTEWVKKLIEYNAYMSQVISTVKAQAVQLNAHSINDFTIDELVNRIKFLKNSDITIKKSNLELFVDADKSTTIAGDISNMIQVLDNLIKNAIQSYESKELNECRVELYIRKNENMIIIMVKDYGEGISEDIKSRIFKFMVTTKGKNGTGLSLLLSYSTIIGKFGGEIWFESKEKQGTVFCIAVPIS
- a CDS encoding DUF2161 family putative PD-(D/E)XK-type phosphodiesterase, with the protein product MKKEEDEMKEKKKGTLYEEDLYAPIRDYLTGEGYTVKGEVKHCDVMAVKYDEMLVVEMKKTLNLDVILQAAIRQRLTDRVYIAVPKKGKLMFTKRWKNICYLLRRLELGLFLVSFKGDIAFVEEVITPQPFNRNVSIKRSNRKKRDVLNEFSKRHGDYNTGGCTGKKLVTAYREEAIHIGALISKYGDLSPKSLKKLGADKDKTSKILQDNHYGWFDRVARGVYALTDKGKAELYEYHELVDFYLKEN